A single region of the Musa acuminata AAA Group cultivar baxijiao chromosome BXJ1-11, Cavendish_Baxijiao_AAA, whole genome shotgun sequence genome encodes:
- the LOC135596638 gene encoding probable WRKY transcription factor 14, protein MRDYIWQRMENDQGELADVVRAGGWVGASSTAFPASDWQLPSEPVVFPPASIKDSSSDLGDPFMKLCDPLIDELSGIEFFKSRETMAGQVKMVIKERDCGDGGGFISQKLLMGGGIKKPFDITSPEGDKSSPLSPVMAGEMMKVSSGAVGCLGDDGGGGQQISSSLEQGVKRRKKEAKKVVCIPAPAAAACGRPGGEAVPCDLWAWRKYGQKPIKGSPHPRGYYRCSSSKGCSARKQVERSRTDPDMLVITYTYEHNHPWPTQRNALAGFTRSQTSKNCSTRNLKEEPKETTRCSAASVKQEVKEVVDKANDQAFYRSREPLISEQYHPDNFFTDMSVLEADTVNLIFSKELTETKPEENGNKALDPFNMFY, encoded by the exons ATGCGTGACTATATCTGGCAAAGGATGGAGAATGACCAAGGAGAGCTTGCCGACGTAGTCCGCGCCGGTGGGTGGGTCGGAGCTTCGAGTACTGCCTTCCCGGCCAGCGACTGGCAGCTCCCTTCAGAGCCCGTGGTCTTCCCACCCGCATCGATCAAGGACTCGAGTAGCGACTTGGGCGATCCTTTCATGAAACTTTGCGACCCCCTCATCGACGAATTATCCGGCATCGAGTTCTTCAAGAGCAGAGAAACAATGGCAGGGCAGGTCAAGATGGTCATCAAGGAGAGGGACTGCGGTGATGGTGGTGGATTCATATCTCAGAAGTTGCTAATGGGTGGGGGGATTAAGAAGCCTTTTGATATCACCTCGCCAGAAGGAGACAagtcttctcctctctctccggTAATGGCTGGGGAGATGATGAAGGTAAGTAGTGGTGCAGTAGGATGCTTGGGAGACGATGGTGGTGGAGGACAACAGATCTCATCCTCGCTCGAGCAAGGTGTCAAACGGAG GAAGAAGGAAGCGAAGAAGGTAGTATGTATTCCAGCTCCTGCAGCAGCAGCATGTGGTAGGCCTGGTGGAGAGGCTGTGCCTTGTGATCTATGGGCTTGGAGAAAGTATGGCCAAAAACCAATCAAGGGATCTCCTCATCCTAG GGGCTATTACAGATGTAGCAGTTCCAAAGGATGCTCGGCGAGGAAACAGGTAGAGCGTAGCCGAACCGATCCCGATATGTTGGTAATCACATACACATATGAACACAACCACCCATGGCCTACGCAGCGTAATGCGCTTGCTGGCTTCACAAGATCTCAGACATCAAAGAACTGCTCTACTCGCAATCTAAAGGAAGAGCCTAAGGAAACAACAAGATGCAGTGCTGCTTCAGTGAAACAAGAGGTTAAAGAGGTAGTCGACAAGGCCAATGATCAAGCATTCTATAGAAGCCGCGAGCCCCTCATCTCGGAACAATACCACCCCGACAACTTCTTCACAGATATGTCGGTGTTGGAGGCCGACACAGTGAATCTCATCTTCTCAAAGGAGCTTACCGAAACAAAGCCAGAGGAGAATGGAAACAAGGCCTTGGATCCATTCAACATGTTCTATTAG
- the LOC135586007 gene encoding inactive poly [ADP-ribose] polymerase RCD1-like isoform X1, which yields MEQKNVKELDKGEKCDLKRKRDSAVYVTNDSHGLVAHPHTAVQSSLKVYTGMSCKTGLICYPGDHIVKNYRNFRKSGLPHRVLFYENDQWEDFPENIVHLVQDDFRSKKGITEAGYQNQHFLLDFIHMVCVILQTGLVKPVAWIDDHGKSFFPELHSHQYALNRCYHSNKEIRAYMSPEPNGTHEVTAQFKISNSAAKSSSSGADNGFIPNLKRVKSEENSTSDQNTYAEVDEVVGENDPGSVLPLNIPAFGACQAPAGGHHVNRAVQNMLLHGLGKFIDPKNIVGIHRTPLRNDVGLVRYNIFQEWVETTKKARGNANVRYAWLASTKDAVEEMMMHGVLKPPFHERLYGNGIHLTPANCSNICARYCDVDENGIIYLMLCRIIMGNVELIHPGSNQCQPSNENFDTGVDDLHKPKHYIIWDVNLYTYIYAEFTVTFQATSKVEECLLGKESTCNVSALTNFNSPHSLLQEKTFQPNLGCTNQSQVPVSRAAPRIPTSPLMPFSMLFAAISTKVSTEDMDLVHTHYNDFKKRKINRIDLIKKLRQIIGDKLLVSTIMRLQHKLPPMARHEPPEPSSGSLRNNS from the exons ATGGAACAGAAGAATGTAAAGGAGTTGGATAAAGGCGAAAAGTGTGATCTCAAAAGGAAGAGAGATTCTGCTGTATATGTGACAAATGATAGCCATGGTCTGGTAGCACATCCACATACTGCAGTCCAATCTTCTTTAAAGGTCTACACAGGAATGAGCTGTAAAACTGGCCTAATCTGCTATCCAGGGGACCATATTGTCAAGAATTATCGCAACTTCAGAAAAAGTGGGTTGCCACACCGTGTGCTGTTTTATGAGAATGATCAATGGGAAGATTTTCCGGAAAATATTGTCCATTTGGTTCAGGATGATTTTCGGTCAAAGAAAGGAATTACTGAAGCAGGTTATCAGAATCAACATTTTTTGTTGGACTTCATTCACATGGTTTGTGTGATTTTGCAAACAGGTTTGGTTAAGCCAGTAGCTTGGATTGATGACCATGGCAAATCCTTCTTTCCAGAATTACACTCCCACCAGTATGCATTAAATAGATGCTATCATTCCAACAAAGAAATACGGGCTTACATGAGTCCTGAACCAAATGGTACACATGAAGTCACTGCACAATTTAAGATTTCCAACAGTGCAGCTAAAAGTTCAAGTTCTGGAGCTGACAATGGGTTTATACCTAATCTCAAGAGGGTTAAGAGTGAAGAAAATTCTACCAGTGACCAAAATACTTATGCTGAAGTCGACGAAGTAGTTGGAGAAAATGACCCAGGTTCTGTTTTGCCTCTAAATATTCCTGCCTTTGGAGCTTGTCAAGCACCTGCTGGTGGTCATCATGTTAATAGAGCTGTGCAGAATATGTTACTTCATGGTCTAGGCAAGTTCATCGATCCAAAAAATATAGTTGGAATCCATAGGACTCCTTTGAGAAATGATGTAGGACTAGTTCGGTATAACATTTTCCAAGAGTGGGTTGAAACCACTAAAAAGGCACGTGGCAATGCAAATGTCCGCTATGCATGGCTTGCTTCAACCAAGGATGCTGTGGAAGAGATGATGATGCATGGGGTTCTGAAACCACCTTTTCATGAACGTCTTTATGGCAATGGCATTCATCTCACACCCGCAAATTGCTCCAATATCTG TGCTAGATATTGTGATgttgatgaaaatggtatcatataCCTGATGTTGTGCCGCATTATAATGGGAAATGTGGAACTCATTCACCCTGGATCAAATCAGTGTCAGCCTAGTAATGAAAACTTTGACACTGGTGTAGATGATCTTCATAAGCCAAAGCATTATATTATTTGGGATGTGAATTTGTATACCTATATATATGCAGAATTCACAGTGACTTTTCAAGCAACCTCCAAAGTTGAAG AATGTTTGCTTGGGAAAGAAAGTACATGCAATGTATCTGCCCTCACAAATTTTAATTCACCTCACAGCTTATTACAG GAGAAGACTTTTCAGCCAAATCTGGGCTGCACAAATCAATCTCAGGTTCCAGTGTCTAGAGCAGCACCAAGAATTCCAACCTCACCATTGATGCCCTTCTCAATGTTATTTGCAGCAATCTCAACTAAGGTGTCTACTGAAGACATGGACTTGGTTCACACTCATTATAATGACTTCAAG AAGAGAAAAATAAACCGAATTGACCTAATTAAAAAGTTAAGGCAGATCATTGGGGACAAATTGTTGGTTTCGACAATAATGAGGCTGCAACACAAG TTACCACCCATGGCTAGACATGAGCCACCAGAACCCTCGTCTGGAAGCCTGCGAAACAACTCTTGA
- the LOC135597465 gene encoding TOM1-like protein 1, translated as MSDNLMDKVSAFGERLKIGRAEVSRKMKDRMSSMSFKMKELFHSQNQPEKIVEEATSENLDGPDWSANLMICDMVNGDNYNGIEFIRGIKKRIMLKNPRVQYLALVLLETCVKNCDMAFSVVAAERILDEMVKLIANPQTVVNNRNKALVMIEAWGESGDKLGYLPVYEETYKSLKSRGIRFPGRDNESLAPIFTPPHSVSETEASNSVAPQTYDVPMGNFTAEQIKEAFDVARNSVELLSTVLSSSPHQEVLQDDLSNTLFQQCRQSQYTIQSIIEAADDDEAVLFEALNVNDELQRVLSKYEELKKPPEVPSEPAPNTIPVVVEPEESPRAGREDALIRKPAGSRTKPDRYETYDDILNDLDKMIFGTEKGSTSKNQKPKKQQQQSDDHTSF; from the exons ATGAGCGACAATCTGATGGATAAAGTCAGTGCCTTTGGTGAGCGTCTGAAGATCGGTAGGGCCGAGGTGAGCCGGAAGATGAAAGATCGCATGAGCTCTATGAGCTTTAAGATGAAGGAGCTCTTTCATAGTCAGAACCAACCAGAGAAGATTGTGGAGGAGGCCACATCAGAGAACTTAGATGGTCCTGATTGGTCTGCCAACCTCATGATCTGCGACATGGTCAACGGCGACAATTATAATGGTATTGAGTTCATCCGTGGCATCAAAAAACGAATCATGTTAAAGAATCCTAGGGTCCAGTATCTTGCCTTGGTCCTTCTCGAAACCTGTGTGAAAAATTGCGACATGGCTTTCTCTGTGGTTGCTGCGGAGCGGATCCTTGATGAGATGGTGAAGCTGATTGCCAATCCTCAGACTGTTGTGAATAACAGGAACAAGGCACTTGTTATGATTGAAGCATGGGGAGAGTCTGGGGACAAACTCGGGTACTTACCAGTCTACGAGGAAACCTACAAG AGCTTAAAATCTAGAGGTATTCGTTTCCCAGGACGAGATAATGAAAGCTTAGCTCCAATATTTACACCACCGCATTCAGTTTCGGAGACTGAAGCATCTAATAGTGTAGCTCCGCAGACTTACGATGTTCCTATGGGAAATTTTACTGCTGAGCAGATAAAGGAAGCATTTGATGTGGCTCGAAACAGTGTCGAACTTTTGTCAACAGTTCTATCATCATCACCTCATCAAGAAGTCTTACAG GATGACTTGTCAAATACTCTGTTCCAACAATGCCGACAAAGTCAGTACACCATCCAGAGTATTATCGAGGCAGCAGATGATGACGAAGCTGtactctttgaggccttaaatgtGAATGATGAGCTCCAAAGGGTCCTCTCCAAGTACGAAGAGCTGAAGAAGCCTCCTGAAGTGCCATCTGAACCAGCACCTAATACGATACCAGTTGTTGTGGAACCTGAAGAATCTCCTCGAGCTGGCAGAGAAGATGCTCTCATCAGAAAACCTGCAGGTTCCAGAACCAAGCCAGATAGATATGAGACATATGACGACATCCTAAATGATCTCGATAAGATGATTTTTGGTACAGAAAAAGGTAGCACATCCAAGAACCAGAAGCCAAAGAAGCAGCAGCAACAGAGTGATGATCACACGTCCTTCTAA
- the LOC135586007 gene encoding inactive poly [ADP-ribose] polymerase RCD1-like isoform X2 → MEQKNVKELDKGEKCDLKRKRDSAVYVTNDSHGLVAHPHTAVQSSLKVYTGMSCKTGLICYPGDHIVKNYRNFRKSGLPHRVLFYENDQWEDFPENIVHLVQDDFRSKKGITEAGYQNQHFLLDFIHMVCVILQTGLVKPVAWIDDHGKSFFPELHSHQYALNRCYHSNKEIRAYMSPEPNGTHEVTAQFKISNSAAKSSSSGADNGFIPNLKRVKSEENSTSDQNTYAEVDEVVGENDPGSVLPLNIPAFGACQAPAGGHHVNRAVQNMLLHGLGKFIDPKNIVGIHRTPLRNDVGLVRYNIFQEWVETTKKARGNANVRYAWLASTKDAVEEMMMHGVLKPPFHERLYGNGIHLTPANCSNICARYCDVDENGIIYLMLCRIIMGNVELIHPGSNQCQPSNENFDTGVDDLHKPKHYIIWDVNLYTYIYAEFTVTFQATSKVEECLLGKESTCNVSALTNFNSPHSLLQEKTFQPNLGCTNQSQVPVSRAAPRIPTSPLMPFSMLFAAISTKVSTEDMDLVHTHYNDFKKRKINRIDLIKKLRQIIGDKLLVSTIMRLQHKL, encoded by the exons ATGGAACAGAAGAATGTAAAGGAGTTGGATAAAGGCGAAAAGTGTGATCTCAAAAGGAAGAGAGATTCTGCTGTATATGTGACAAATGATAGCCATGGTCTGGTAGCACATCCACATACTGCAGTCCAATCTTCTTTAAAGGTCTACACAGGAATGAGCTGTAAAACTGGCCTAATCTGCTATCCAGGGGACCATATTGTCAAGAATTATCGCAACTTCAGAAAAAGTGGGTTGCCACACCGTGTGCTGTTTTATGAGAATGATCAATGGGAAGATTTTCCGGAAAATATTGTCCATTTGGTTCAGGATGATTTTCGGTCAAAGAAAGGAATTACTGAAGCAGGTTATCAGAATCAACATTTTTTGTTGGACTTCATTCACATGGTTTGTGTGATTTTGCAAACAGGTTTGGTTAAGCCAGTAGCTTGGATTGATGACCATGGCAAATCCTTCTTTCCAGAATTACACTCCCACCAGTATGCATTAAATAGATGCTATCATTCCAACAAAGAAATACGGGCTTACATGAGTCCTGAACCAAATGGTACACATGAAGTCACTGCACAATTTAAGATTTCCAACAGTGCAGCTAAAAGTTCAAGTTCTGGAGCTGACAATGGGTTTATACCTAATCTCAAGAGGGTTAAGAGTGAAGAAAATTCTACCAGTGACCAAAATACTTATGCTGAAGTCGACGAAGTAGTTGGAGAAAATGACCCAGGTTCTGTTTTGCCTCTAAATATTCCTGCCTTTGGAGCTTGTCAAGCACCTGCTGGTGGTCATCATGTTAATAGAGCTGTGCAGAATATGTTACTTCATGGTCTAGGCAAGTTCATCGATCCAAAAAATATAGTTGGAATCCATAGGACTCCTTTGAGAAATGATGTAGGACTAGTTCGGTATAACATTTTCCAAGAGTGGGTTGAAACCACTAAAAAGGCACGTGGCAATGCAAATGTCCGCTATGCATGGCTTGCTTCAACCAAGGATGCTGTGGAAGAGATGATGATGCATGGGGTTCTGAAACCACCTTTTCATGAACGTCTTTATGGCAATGGCATTCATCTCACACCCGCAAATTGCTCCAATATCTG TGCTAGATATTGTGATgttgatgaaaatggtatcatataCCTGATGTTGTGCCGCATTATAATGGGAAATGTGGAACTCATTCACCCTGGATCAAATCAGTGTCAGCCTAGTAATGAAAACTTTGACACTGGTGTAGATGATCTTCATAAGCCAAAGCATTATATTATTTGGGATGTGAATTTGTATACCTATATATATGCAGAATTCACAGTGACTTTTCAAGCAACCTCCAAAGTTGAAG AATGTTTGCTTGGGAAAGAAAGTACATGCAATGTATCTGCCCTCACAAATTTTAATTCACCTCACAGCTTATTACAG GAGAAGACTTTTCAGCCAAATCTGGGCTGCACAAATCAATCTCAGGTTCCAGTGTCTAGAGCAGCACCAAGAATTCCAACCTCACCATTGATGCCCTTCTCAATGTTATTTGCAGCAATCTCAACTAAGGTGTCTACTGAAGACATGGACTTGGTTCACACTCATTATAATGACTTCAAG AAGAGAAAAATAAACCGAATTGACCTAATTAAAAAGTTAAGGCAGATCATTGGGGACAAATTGTTGGTTTCGACAATAATGAGGCTGCAACACAAG TTATGA